The genomic stretch TCACTTAAACGTATCGTCTCAAAAACCAATCTTTTATCATTTAATAACCTAGAAATACCAGGTATATGTCCATCACCAACCAACGCCATAATCTTATTAAAACGCTGGCTAACATCAACTAATCTTTGTACCATAAACTCGTTACGCTCATCGATCAAAACCCTTTTAATCGTTGGAAAATTTTTACCGATCTCCGCTATATATTTTTCAAGATTGTTCTCAAATTTATTCAGCTCTTTTTCAACACGACTTTTACTTACAAAAAACCCACCGATGCCAGTAAAAAACAGTTTTACTCTCTCAGAAAACTTCATGGACTTCAACATCTTTGTGAAAAGAACTTGAGCGTTCATATCAATGAACTCGATAGGTAGTTGGTGACTCTGCGCATAGTTGATCGCTGT from Candidatus Thermoplasmatota archaeon encodes the following:
- a CDS encoding TraB domain-containing protein, translating into MITLIGTGHVFDLSSSLLRIFDEKNPEVLCVELDEQRYNALTMKTSNPERYKENSRNLPVIYKLLAKFQESMAQKYGVTAGEEMLTAINYAQSHQLPIEFIDMNAQVLFTKMLKSMKFSERVKLFFTGIGGFFVSKSRVEKELNKFENNLEKYIAEIGKNFPTIKRVLIDERNEFMVQRLVDVSQRFNKIMALVGDGHIPGISRLLNDKRLVFETIRLSELRSQKESGYDPSTASFNISYKEP